A stretch of Physeter macrocephalus isolate SW-GA chromosome 6, ASM283717v5, whole genome shotgun sequence DNA encodes these proteins:
- the TAC3 gene encoding tachykinin-3 isoform X2 has product MRSALLFAVILALSLARSFGAVCEESQEQVVPGGSHSKKDSNLYQLPPSLLRRLYDSRSVSLDGLLKVLSKASVGPKESSLPQKRDMHDFFVGLMGKRNIQADTPIDMNQENVPSFGTSKYPSNVE; this is encoded by the exons ATGAGGAGTGCCCTGCTGTTTGCAGTTATCCTAGCCCTCAGCTTGGCTCGGAGTTTTGGGGCGGTCTGTGAGGAGTCACAGGAACAGGTGGTGCCTGGTGGGAGCCACAGCAAG AAGGACTCGAATCTCTACCAGCTGCCCCCGTCGTTGCTCCGGAGACTCTATGACAGCCGCTCAGTCTCCCTGGATGGATTGCTCAAAGTGCTGAGCAAGGCTAGCGTGG GTCCTAAGGAGTCGTCACTTCCCCAGAAAC GTGACATGCATGACTTCTTTGTGGGTCTCATGGGCAAGAGGAACATCCAGGCAG ACACTCCTATTGATATGAACCAAGAGAACGTCCCCAGCTTTGGCACCTCCAAGTATCCCTCCAATGTGGAATGA
- the TAC3 gene encoding tachykinin-3 isoform X1, producing MRSALLFAVILALSLARSFGAVCEESQEQVVPGGSHSKKDSNLYQLPPSLLRRLYDSRSVSLDGLLKVLSKASVGPKESSLPQKRDMHDFFVGLMGKRNIQAGRNMWRSVEGLGCWQRCSRSQLLRICHQRERQDFS from the exons ATGAGGAGTGCCCTGCTGTTTGCAGTTATCCTAGCCCTCAGCTTGGCTCGGAGTTTTGGGGCGGTCTGTGAGGAGTCACAGGAACAGGTGGTGCCTGGTGGGAGCCACAGCAAG AAGGACTCGAATCTCTACCAGCTGCCCCCGTCGTTGCTCCGGAGACTCTATGACAGCCGCTCAGTCTCCCTGGATGGATTGCTCAAAGTGCTGAGCAAGGCTAGCGTGG GTCCTAAGGAGTCGTCACTTCCCCAGAAAC GTGACATGCATGACTTCTTTGTGGGTCTCATGGGCAAGAGGAACATCCAGGCAGGTAGGAACATGTGGAGGTCGGTGGAAGGGCTAGGGTGCTGGCAAAGATGTAGCAGAAGTCAGCTGCTTCGTATTTGTCACCAGAGGGAAAGACAGGACTTTTCTTAG
- the LOC102984733 gene encoding retinol dehydrogenase 16-like — protein sequence MWLYLAVPVGLYYLLHWYQERQVVSHLQDKFVFITGCDSGFGNLLARQLHLRGLRVLAACLTEQGAQQLKGQMSDSLETVILDVTKTESIAAATKWVKERVGARGLWGLVNKAGISMPTAPNEWLTKENFMKILDVNLLGVIEVTLSLLPLVRKARGHVVNISSAGPGVSLLWELLHVQVQC from the exons ATGTGGCTGTATCTGGCGGTCCCCGTGGGCCTGTACTACCTCCTGCACTGGtaccaggagaggcaggtggtgaGCCACCTCCAGGACAAGTTCGTCTTCATCACGGGCTGTGACTCGGGCTTCGGGAACCTGCTGGCCAGGCAGTTGCACCTGCGAGGCTTGAGGGTCCTGGCTGCATGTCTGACGGAGCAGGGGGCCCAGCAGCTGAAGGGCCAGATGTCAGACAGCCTGGAGACAGTGATCCTGGACGTCACCAAGACTGAGAGCATCGCTGCGGCCACCAAGTGGGTGAAGGAGCGTGTGGGGGCCAGAG GACTCTGGGGCCTGGTGAATAAAGCTGGCATCTCCATGCCCACTGCACCCAATGAGTGGCTGACCAAAGAGAACTTCATGAAGATACTGGACGTGAACCTGTTGGGGGTGATCGAAGTGACCCTGAGTCTGCTGCCCCTAGTGCGGAAGGCGAGGGGCCATGTAGTCAATATCTCCAGTGCTGGGCCAGGTGTCTCTCTTTTGTGGGAGCTTCTCCATGTCCAAGTACAGTGCTGA